CATATTCTTTTCAAGAGATCCCCTGTGTATTCCTTGGCATAAGCGATCCTATCATTAAATGTCACCCCGATTGATTGAGCACAGCACGTTTGCTTTTTATGATCGAAATGTTCAACCAACTCTTCGACTTTAAGCTTTCCGATCACTAATCCAGAAAAAATAGCTATAACAAGTCCGCTGCTAATATAGATAAAAGATATTTTCCATCCAAAAAGCCCCCACAACATAACCAGCGCCACTTCATTGATCATGGGCGAGGCAACTAAAAATGAGAATGTCACTCCCAAAGGAACTCCTGCCTCTACAAAACCCAAGAATAAGGGAACTGCGCTACACGAACAAAATGGCGTTACGATCCCTAAAAGTGCCGCAAGTACGTTACCCCAATAACCTTTTTTTTGGCTTAAAATCGCCCGGGTTTTCTCTGGCGAGAAAAACGTCCGTATGATGGCGACAGCGAAGATAATGACGGTCAATAAGAAGAATATCTTGATCGTGTCATAAAGAAAAAAATTCAGGGCTTCGGTAAAAAGGGACCCTTGACGCATCTTAAAAATATCATAAACCAGCCGATCAATTATCGGTTTAATCATGGCTAATCCTCATCTTCTTTTCTTAATAATCTCGCAACAGCCGCCTTCAATGCTTATGGTTTTAATATTCACTAATCCATCAGCTATCTTTCTATGAGCCGAAGTGACAATGCGAGAAAACGTGGGCCTGGAAATCTTCATTAATTTTGCAGCATCGACCTGCTTCAATCCTTCAAGGCAGGCCAGGCGCACGGCCTCAAACTCATCGAGCGTCAAATAAACGCCTTCCAGTTTATTTAAGGGTTTACAGAGCGGCTTAAAGCACCTTTCACCCGGAACACATTTTACCCATCTGGTTTTCTTAGGCCTCAAAATAGTCTCCAATTATTATGAACATATGTTCATAATAATTTTAACATATTATTTTATTTCGTCAATGAAAATTTAATAAGAAATTGGATTATACTATATCAAGGATTTTTGGGACGTGACCTAGAAATCAAAGCTTGCCTCGAACCCCAGGACCAGGGCATTGTCGACATCGCTTTTGCCGTCGGGATTAATTATATACTGTATATCGGGGGTGAC
This sequence is a window from Candidatus Omnitrophota bacterium. Protein-coding genes within it:
- a CDS encoding DUF134 domain-containing protein, encoding MRPKKTRWVKCVPGERCFKPLCKPLNKLEGVYLTLDEFEAVRLACLEGLKQVDAAKLMKISRPTFSRIVTSAHRKIADGLVNIKTISIEGGCCEIIKKRR
- a CDS encoding permease, with translation MIKPIIDRLVYDIFKMRQGSLFTEALNFFLYDTIKIFFLLTVIIFAVAIIRTFFSPEKTRAILSQKKGYWGNVLAALLGIVTPFCSCSAVPLFLGFVEAGVPLGVTFSFLVASPMINEVALVMLWGLFGWKISFIYISSGLVIAIFSGLVIGKLKVEELVEHFDHKKQTCCAQSIGVTFNDRIAYAKEYTGDLLKRIWLYVILGIGLGAWIHGYVPADFLAKYAGRGNWFAVPLVTLIGIPLYSNAAGVIPLVSALTEKGVAMGTALSFMMAVTALSLPEFIILRKAMKLKLLIIFASVVGIGIIFTGYLFNLILK